In Duganella zoogloeoides, a single genomic region encodes these proteins:
- a CDS encoding response regulator transcription factor — MAIQRILIVDDSPTERYYLSDILVRNGYTVDVAESGEEALVKLRAEKPDLILMDVVMPGANGFQVTRSIARDPVLKEVPVIICSSKDQETDRIWGMRQGARDYLVKPVTPGDLLDKIAALG, encoded by the coding sequence ATGGCCATACAACGCATACTGATCGTCGACGACTCGCCCACCGAGCGTTACTACCTGTCCGACATCCTGGTCCGCAACGGCTATACCGTGGACGTTGCCGAAAGCGGCGAGGAAGCGCTGGTCAAGCTGCGCGCCGAGAAGCCGGACCTGATCCTGATGGACGTGGTGATGCCGGGCGCGAACGGCTTCCAGGTCACGCGCTCGATCGCGCGCGACCCGGTGCTCAAGGAAGTGCCGGTGATTATCTGCTCGAGCAAGGACCAGGAGACCGACCGCATCTGGGGCATGCGCCAGGGCGCACGCGACTACCTGGTCAAGCCGGTCACGCCGGGCGACCTGCTCGACAAGATCGCCGCCCTCGGCTGA
- a CDS encoding chemotaxis protein CheW — MDAATPAPLDPTDGPPAGERRSSLRQYQVQLLERMQAAKSGAAAGVRELGVVIAGRHYLLDLTQIGEIVTPQPVSPVPLARPWYLGLANIRGDLTGVIDLARYQGQPGAVAGTSAATSAERRLITFSPKLGFNCALLADRVLGLRTSSEMQAVAVPGAGAPAWAAHQFDDGEDRRWTLLDLAQLVREPRFALVGF; from the coding sequence ATGGACGCCGCCACGCCCGCACCCCTCGATCCCACCGACGGTCCGCCAGCCGGCGAGCGCCGCAGCAGCCTGCGCCAGTACCAGGTGCAGCTGCTCGAACGCATGCAGGCGGCCAAGAGCGGCGCTGCCGCCGGCGTGCGCGAGCTGGGCGTGGTGATCGCCGGCCGGCATTACCTGCTGGACCTCACCCAGATCGGCGAGATCGTCACGCCGCAACCGGTGTCGCCGGTGCCGCTGGCGCGCCCGTGGTACCTGGGCCTGGCCAATATCCGCGGCGACCTGACCGGCGTGATCGACCTGGCGCGCTACCAGGGCCAGCCCGGTGCGGTTGCCGGTACCAGTGCCGCAACGTCGGCCGAGCGCCGCCTGATTACCTTTTCGCCTAAACTGGGCTTCAACTGCGCGCTGCTGGCCGACCGCGTGCTGGGACTGCGCACCTCGTCCGAGATGCAGGCGGTCGCCGTGCCCGGCGCCGGCGCGCCCGCCTGGGCCGCTCACCAGTTTGACGACGGCGAGGACCGGCGCTGGACGCTGCTGGACCTGGCGCAACTGGTGCGCGAGCCACGCTTTGCGCTGGTGGGCTTTTAA
- a CDS encoding ABC transporter ATP-binding protein: MNTPIVELKGVAKHFRAADGAARAVLEGVDFTLHEGEIVALLGQSGSGKSTMLRLMAGLIQADAGQVLYRGMPLYGTARGIRMVFQSFALFPWLTVQKNVELGLEAQGMPAAERARRASAVIDLIGLSGFEGALPRELSGGMRQRVGIARALVMEPEVLLMDEAFSALDVLTGERLREEILELWQSGRIPTKAILVVSHNIEEAVMMADRVLIFASDPGRVRAELPIALPQPRKAEGAEVRHLIDKVYELMTAGAGRRGPISEKEVKLQLGDRLPQADIAHMEGILELLAEEPFAGRADLPQLAEETDLTDAELLEVTNALLLLGFAHLLDGDILLTELGARYAAIMATEDSGARQAVFGKQLLEHVPLIAYICHGLAQDRSGDLPEDLFLKLLRFTLSEEEAERALRVAIEWGRYGDLFEYDFNTGVIQSA; encoded by the coding sequence ATGAACACACCGATCGTCGAACTCAAAGGCGTCGCCAAGCATTTTCGGGCGGCCGATGGCGCTGCGCGCGCGGTGCTCGAAGGCGTCGATTTCACCCTGCACGAAGGGGAAATTGTCGCGCTGCTGGGCCAGTCCGGCTCCGGCAAATCGACCATGCTGCGCCTGATGGCGGGACTGATCCAGGCCGACGCCGGCCAGGTGCTGTATCGCGGCATGCCCTTGTACGGCACCGCGCGCGGCATCCGCATGGTGTTCCAGTCGTTTGCGCTGTTCCCGTGGCTGACCGTGCAAAAGAACGTGGAACTGGGGCTGGAAGCGCAGGGCATGCCGGCGGCGGAACGGGCGCGGCGGGCGTCGGCCGTGATCGACCTGATCGGCCTGTCCGGTTTCGAGGGCGCGCTGCCGCGCGAGCTGTCGGGCGGCATGCGCCAGCGCGTGGGCATCGCCCGGGCGCTGGTGATGGAACCCGAAGTGCTGCTGATGGACGAAGCGTTTTCCGCACTCGACGTGCTCACCGGCGAGCGCCTGCGCGAGGAAATTCTGGAACTGTGGCAGTCCGGCCGGATTCCCACCAAGGCCATCCTGGTTGTGTCGCACAATATCGAGGAAGCGGTGATGATGGCCGACCGTGTGCTGATTTTCGCCAGCGATCCGGGCCGGGTGCGCGCCGAACTGCCGATCGCGCTGCCGCAGCCGCGCAAGGCCGAAGGTGCCGAAGTGCGGCACCTGATCGATAAAGTGTACGAGCTGATGACAGCCGGCGCCGGCCGCCGTGGCCCGATCAGCGAAAAAGAGGTGAAGCTGCAACTGGGCGACCGCCTGCCGCAGGCCGACATCGCCCACATGGAAGGCATACTGGAACTGCTGGCCGAAGAACCGTTCGCCGGCCGCGCCGACCTGCCGCAACTGGCCGAGGAAACCGATCTCACCGACGCCGAGCTGCTGGAAGTGACCAACGCCTTGCTGCTGCTGGGTTTTGCCCACCTGCTCGATGGCGATATTTTGCTAACGGAACTCGGTGCGCGCTATGCCGCCATCATGGCGACCGAGGACAGCGGCGCGCGCCAGGCGGTGTTCGGCAAGCAGCTGCTCGAACACGTGCCGCTGATTGCGTACATCTGCCATGGGCTGGCGCAGGACCGGTCGGGCGATTTGCCGGAAGATTTGTTCCTCAAGCTGCTGCGGTTTACGCTGAGCGAAGAGGAGGCCGAACGCGCACTGCGCGTGGCCATCGAGTGGGGGCGGTACGGGGATCTGTTCGAGTACGACTTCAATACGGGGGTGATCCAGTCGGCTTGA
- a CDS encoding rubredoxin has product MCLICGWIYDEQAGLPDEGIAPGTRWADVPMNWSCPECGARKDDFEMVAL; this is encoded by the coding sequence ATGTGCCTGATCTGCGGCTGGATCTACGATGAACAGGCCGGCCTGCCCGACGAAGGCATCGCCCCCGGCACCCGCTGGGCCGACGTGCCGATGAACTGGAGCTGCCCCGAATGCGGCGCCCGCAAGGACGATTTCGAGATGGTCGCGCTCTGA
- a CDS encoding ABC transporter permease gives MYKKRQFFPRQVVEAGGNRWDWALLPIVLALFVLLAYGGQQMARPYQLGQALPLSLDPTNLPYYLLRTTLRMFIALGASVVFACVFAALTTKYRLAEKVLVPLLDILQSIPILGFLSITVTAFIALFPGNLLGVECAAIFAIFTSQAWNMAFSAYQGFRNVPAELSEAAQVFQLSGWQRFWRLELPFAMPGLLWNMMMSMSGGWFFVVASEAISVSNQDIKLPGIGSYIALAIEQSNLGAIGWAIFAMLIAVLLYDQLFFRPLLAWADKFRFEETGGDTAQNSWLLTWLRRTDRTQEFVAWCGRLLSRSIALFRLGHDGTSIRARRDHPSLVPQRVWDAVIVAVVFYALWTLGHFISTEVGWREVGHVLLLGCYTMLRVIGLLVLAALIWVPVGVWIGMNPRWASRTQAVAQFLAAFPANLVFPVAVIVIMRYQLNPDIWLSPLMILGTQWYLLFNVIAGASTIPTELRHAAQNFGLTGWLKWRRYLLPAIFPSFVTGAITASGGSWNASIVAEYVSWGATTVKAHGLGSYIAEMTATGDFPRIALGIGVMCIFVMGFNHFVWRRLYIMAESRLHF, from the coding sequence ATGTACAAGAAACGGCAATTTTTCCCCCGGCAGGTAGTGGAAGCCGGCGGCAACCGCTGGGACTGGGCGCTGCTGCCCATCGTGCTGGCCTTGTTCGTGCTGCTGGCCTATGGCGGCCAGCAGATGGCGCGCCCTTACCAATTGGGCCAGGCGCTGCCGCTCTCGCTCGACCCGACCAACCTGCCGTATTACCTGCTGCGCACCACCTTGCGCATGTTTATCGCGCTCGGTGCGTCGGTGGTGTTCGCCTGCGTGTTTGCCGCGCTTACCACCAAGTACCGGCTCGCCGAAAAAGTGCTGGTGCCGCTGCTCGACATCCTGCAGTCGATCCCGATCCTCGGCTTTTTGTCGATCACGGTGACCGCCTTCATCGCGCTGTTTCCCGGCAACCTGCTGGGCGTGGAATGCGCGGCCATCTTTGCCATCTTCACGTCGCAGGCGTGGAATATGGCGTTCTCGGCCTACCAGGGCTTTCGCAACGTGCCGGCCGAACTGTCGGAGGCGGCCCAGGTGTTCCAGCTGTCGGGCTGGCAGCGCTTCTGGCGCCTGGAACTGCCGTTCGCCATGCCGGGCCTGTTGTGGAACATGATGATGTCGATGTCGGGCGGCTGGTTTTTCGTGGTGGCGTCGGAGGCGATCTCGGTCTCGAACCAGGACATCAAGTTGCCCGGCATCGGCTCGTACATCGCGCTGGCCATCGAGCAGAGCAACCTGGGCGCCATCGGCTGGGCCATCTTTGCCATGCTGATCGCCGTGCTGCTGTACGACCAGCTGTTTTTCCGTCCGTTGCTGGCCTGGGCCGACAAGTTCCGGTTCGAGGAAACCGGCGGCGACACCGCGCAAAACTCGTGGCTGCTCACCTGGCTGCGCCGCACCGACCGCACCCAGGAATTCGTAGCGTGGTGCGGCCGGCTGCTGTCGCGCTCCATCGCGCTGTTCCGTCTCGGCCACGACGGCACCTCGATCCGCGCCCGCCGCGATCATCCGTCGCTGGTGCCCCAGCGCGTGTGGGACGCGGTGATCGTCGCCGTGGTGTTTTACGCCTTGTGGACACTCGGCCACTTCATCAGCACCGAGGTGGGCTGGCGCGAAGTGGGACACGTGCTGCTGCTGGGCTGCTACACCATGCTGCGCGTGATCGGTTTGCTGGTGCTGGCCGCGCTGATCTGGGTGCCGGTGGGCGTGTGGATCGGCATGAACCCGCGCTGGGCGTCGCGCACCCAGGCGGTGGCGCAGTTCCTGGCCGCGTTCCCCGCTAACCTGGTGTTCCCGGTGGCGGTGATCGTCATCATGCGCTACCAGCTGAACCCGGACATCTGGCTGTCGCCGCTGATGATCCTCGGCACCCAGTGGTATTTGCTGTTCAACGTGATCGCCGGCGCGTCCACCATACCGACCGAGTTGCGCCACGCGGCGCAGAATTTCGGGTTGACGGGCTGGCTTAAATGGCGGCGCTACCTGCTGCCGGCGATTTTTCCCAGTTTCGTCACCGGTGCGATCACCGCGTCGGGCGGCTCGTGGAACGCCAGCATCGTGGCCGAATACGTGAGCTGGGGCGCCACCACGGTCAAGGCCCATGGCCTGGGCAGCTACATTGCCGAGATGACCGCCACCGGCGATTTTCCGCGCATTGCGCTCGGCATCGGCGTGATGTGCATCTTCGTGATGGGTTTTAATCACTTCGTCTGGCGCCGCCTGTACATCATGGCCGAGAGCCGGCTGCATTTCTAG
- the thiD gene encoding bifunctional hydroxymethylpyrimidine kinase/phosphomethylpyrimidine kinase has translation MQNQTSPLILSFGVADPAGATGVQADLAAFAALSCTGLAATTALLIGDTARIEDTQEIDPDWVADQARVVLEDMTMAAFKVGALTNVEQVAAIAEILSDYPDAPLILDPFSSRLPDLPDDEAEELLTAVRQLLVPQATLLMLSVVELGRLAETWRDAGDGLDNMLQSDVEYLIALGCEYVLVTGTQAGAMQAKVGSRTVPNTLANTLYHSDGMVSHDAWQHLPGPFIGAGGTLSAAITAFMARGVDAPEAVKAAQEYTVGALAHAQRYGMGKFVPNRFFHLLTTAADMQ, from the coding sequence GTGCAAAACCAAACTTCTCCTCTCATATTAAGCTTCGGCGTGGCCGATCCCGCCGGCGCAACCGGTGTCCAGGCCGACCTGGCCGCGTTTGCCGCGCTCTCGTGCACCGGCCTGGCCGCCACCACCGCGTTGCTGATCGGCGACACCGCCCGCATCGAGGATACCCAGGAAATCGATCCCGACTGGGTGGCCGACCAGGCCCGCGTGGTCCTCGAGGACATGACCATGGCCGCCTTCAAGGTCGGCGCGCTGACCAACGTGGAGCAAGTGGCGGCAATCGCCGAGATCCTGTCCGACTATCCCGATGCGCCGCTGATCCTCGATCCGTTCAGCTCGCGCCTGCCCGACCTGCCCGACGACGAGGCCGAGGAACTGCTGACCGCCGTACGCCAGCTGCTGGTGCCGCAGGCCACGCTGCTGATGCTGTCGGTGGTGGAACTGGGCCGGCTGGCCGAAACCTGGCGCGACGCCGGCGATGGCCTCGACAACATGCTGCAGTCCGACGTCGAATACCTGATCGCCCTGGGCTGCGAATACGTGCTCGTTACCGGCACCCAGGCCGGCGCCATGCAGGCCAAGGTGGGCAGCCGCACGGTACCGAATACCCTGGCCAACACCCTGTACCACTCGGACGGCATGGTCAGCCACGACGCCTGGCAGCACCTGCCCGGCCCCTTCATCGGCGCCGGCGGCACGCTGTCGGCCGCGATCACCGCCTTCATGGCGCGCGGCGTGGACGCCCCGGAAGCGGTGAAAGCGGCGCAGGAGTACACTGTGGGCGCCCTGGCCCATGCGCAGCGCTACGGCATGGGCAAGTTCGTGCCCAACCGCTTCTTCCACTTGCTGACGACGGCCGCCGACATGCAATAA
- a CDS encoding response regulator translates to MNNALTIMVIDDSSTIRRSAEIFLSGAGYRVVLADDGFDALAKLADHRPALVFCDIVMPRLDGYQTCTLIKNSAAFHATPVLMLSSKDGLFDRARGAMAGSAACLAKPFTREGMLAAVRAHATSSPD, encoded by the coding sequence ATGAATAACGCCCTGACGATCATGGTCATCGACGACAGCAGCACGATCCGCCGCTCGGCCGAGATTTTCCTGTCCGGCGCCGGCTACCGCGTGGTGCTGGCCGACGACGGCTTCGACGCCCTGGCCAAGCTGGCCGACCATCGCCCGGCGCTGGTGTTCTGCGACATCGTCATGCCGCGCCTCGACGGCTACCAGACCTGCACGCTGATCAAGAACAGCGCGGCATTCCACGCCACGCCGGTGCTCATGCTGTCTTCGAAAGACGGCCTGTTCGACCGCGCGCGCGGCGCCATGGCCGGTTCCGCCGCGTGCCTGGCCAAACCATTCACCCGGGAAGGCATGCTTGCAGCGGTTCGCGCGCATGCCACCAGCTCACCAGACTAA
- a CDS encoding GAF domain-containing protein: MPNSKDSVLTTRATAELLGVAVSTAQLWIENGAIPSWKTPGGHRRVRLSAVRRLMEERGLVAPVAAVAVSAAAVASSDEFLPVSTAAYPVAHDEAQRLLALDAARIVDTPAESVFDRLTWLASQVTESPMALISLLTSKRQWFKSRVGVAVTETPRDWAFCSHAILQDGLFVVEDAARDPRFQDNPLVIGEPHIRFYAAFPLLDAHKVPLGTLCVLDREPRRLRDREIRSLRELAAIASEEIQRRARP; the protein is encoded by the coding sequence ATGCCCAACAGTAAAGATTCCGTCCTGACCACCCGCGCGACCGCAGAGTTGCTAGGCGTGGCCGTCAGTACGGCGCAGCTGTGGATCGAGAACGGCGCGATTCCGTCATGGAAGACGCCGGGTGGCCACCGCCGTGTGCGCCTGTCGGCTGTCAGGCGCCTGATGGAAGAGCGCGGCCTGGTGGCGCCGGTCGCCGCCGTGGCAGTGTCTGCGGCAGCGGTAGCCAGCAGTGACGAATTTCTGCCCGTGTCCACCGCTGCCTACCCGGTGGCGCACGACGAGGCCCAGCGCCTGCTGGCGCTCGACGCCGCGCGCATCGTCGATACGCCCGCCGAGTCGGTGTTCGACCGCCTGACCTGGCTGGCCAGCCAGGTCACCGAGTCGCCGATGGCGCTGATCAGCTTGTTGACGTCGAAGCGCCAGTGGTTCAAGTCGCGCGTCGGGGTGGCCGTGACCGAGACGCCGCGCGACTGGGCGTTTTGCAGCCACGCGATCTTGCAGGACGGCTTGTTCGTGGTGGAAGATGCGGCGCGCGACCCGCGCTTCCAGGACAATCCGCTGGTGATCGGCGAGCCGCACATCCGCTTTTATGCGGCCTTCCCGCTGCTCGATGCGCACAAGGTCCCGCTGGGCACCTTGTGCGTGCTGGACCGCGAACCGCGCCGCCTGCGCGATCGCGAAATCCGCTCGCTGCGCGAACTGGCCGCCATCGCTTCGGAAGAAATCCAGCGCCGAGCGCGACCGTAA
- the hemL gene encoding glutamate-1-semialdehyde 2,1-aminomutase has protein sequence MTTISNNDTLFARAQKTTPGGVNSPVRAFRSVGGTPRFITRAEGPYFWDADDKRYIDYIGSWGPAIVGHAHPQVVKAVQEAATRGLSFGAPTQGEVEMAEEICRLVPSLEQVRLVSSGTEATMSALRLARGATGRDKIVKFEGCYHGHADSLLVKAGSGLLTFGNPTSAGVPEDFVKHTLVLDYNNVAQLEEAFANFGDEIACVIIEPVAGNMNLIKANADFLQATRDLCTRHGALLIFDEVMCGFRVALGGAQELYGIKPDLTALGKVIGGGLPVAAFGGSAQLMSNMAPLGAVYQAGTLSGNPVAVAAGMTTLKLIQEPGFYERLGATAERLAAGLTAAAKEAGVVFCADAVGGMFGLYFSATPPNNYAEMMAGDRERFNVFFHAMLDEGVYFAPAAFEAGFVSAQHSDAVIDETIAAASRVFKKLAAASA, from the coding sequence ATGACCACGATTTCCAACAACGACACGCTGTTCGCCCGCGCCCAGAAAACCACGCCCGGCGGCGTCAACTCGCCGGTGCGCGCCTTCCGCTCGGTGGGCGGCACGCCGCGCTTCATCACCCGCGCCGAAGGCCCGTACTTCTGGGATGCCGACGACAAGCGCTACATCGACTACATCGGCTCGTGGGGCCCGGCCATCGTCGGCCACGCCCACCCGCAAGTGGTCAAGGCGGTGCAGGAGGCAGCCACGCGCGGCCTGTCGTTCGGCGCTCCGACCCAGGGCGAAGTGGAAATGGCCGAGGAAATCTGCCGCCTGGTGCCGTCGCTGGAACAGGTGCGCCTGGTCTCGTCGGGCACCGAGGCGACCATGAGCGCGCTGCGCCTGGCGCGCGGCGCCACCGGCCGCGACAAGATCGTCAAGTTCGAAGGCTGCTATCACGGCCACGCCGACTCGCTGCTGGTCAAGGCCGGCAGCGGCCTGCTCACCTTCGGCAACCCGACGTCGGCTGGCGTGCCCGAAGACTTCGTCAAGCACACGCTGGTGCTCGACTATAACAACGTGGCGCAGCTCGAAGAAGCCTTCGCCAACTTCGGCGACGAGATCGCCTGCGTGATCATCGAGCCGGTCGCCGGCAATATGAACCTGATCAAGGCCAACGCCGACTTCCTGCAAGCGACGCGCGACCTGTGCACCAGGCACGGTGCACTCCTGATCTTCGACGAAGTGATGTGCGGCTTCCGCGTGGCCCTGGGCGGCGCCCAGGAACTGTACGGCATCAAGCCCGATCTCACCGCCCTGGGCAAGGTGATCGGCGGCGGCCTGCCGGTGGCGGCGTTCGGCGGCAGCGCGCAGCTGATGTCCAACATGGCGCCCCTCGGCGCGGTGTACCAGGCCGGCACCCTGTCGGGCAACCCGGTGGCGGTGGCGGCCGGCATGACCACCTTGAAGCTGATCCAGGAACCGGGCTTTTACGAGCGCCTGGGCGCCACGGCCGAGCGCCTGGCTGCCGGCCTGACGGCAGCGGCAAAAGAAGCGGGCGTGGTGTTCTGCGCCGATGCAGTGGGCGGCATGTTCGGCCTGTACTTCAGCGCCACGCCGCCGAACAACTACGCCGAGATGATGGCCGGCGACCGCGAACGCTTCAACGTGTTCTTCCACGCGATGCTCGACGAAGGCGTGTATTTTGCGCCGGCGGCGTTCGAGGCGGGGTTTGTGTCGGCCCAGCATAGCGACGCGGTCATCGACGAGACCATTGCAGCGGCGAGCCGCGTGTTCAAAAAGCTCGCAGCAGCATCAGCCTAA
- a CDS encoding methyl-accepting chemotaxis protein, translated as MDQESFDHIAAARAQQGGPVRLRDALDRLGAATAAADGQHEARPGLKRLPLIGRLPTQRQLSILSTALGISLSVSAACVALNTIYSANRSAQTQVASDALMHSQRIGKAAPNAVQGSDEAFRQLEESRRELNNDITLMTRGGKVQGRQLRAPGADLAATVESVRKQWGATDLAAATILTLKTDLSGVDQTLNKLNAMSPDLLARTEEISALRVAGGGSAREIAALGKLTMLTQRMSRSASEFLTAGGISSETAFQLGRDTTVFRTTLEGFLVGSAAQGLSAAREPELREKIVALKAQFEDYQKLVAAILDKLDKFSAAKNAERLIFNENEALRQRLYTLQQSYRAEQDSLGLTFWLMVGCGMLTLVMAVAIGRVLLVDSNNRTRGADRRRREADALRVESQRKEEAARETNAQNQAAILRLMNELQKVADGDLTVRATVSENVTGAIADTVNYTVEELRVLVGRVTATAEQVTRASLHAHSISNDLLRASQQQSREIQDVSSTVVRMADQITDVSRSASESAAVARQSVAAANLGSTAVANAIFGMHEIRDQIQDTSKRIKRLGESSQEIGEITELISDITEQTNVLALNAAIQAASAGEAGRGFTVVAEEVQRLAERSAAAAKQIGALVRTIQTDTHDAVAAMEKSTRGVVEGTRLSDAAGAALNDISNVSHHLAELISGIAQATGEQATSASGVARNIQLILTVTEQTQDGTQHTAQSIHKLSVLAQELKNSVARFRIAS; from the coding sequence TTGGACCAGGAAAGCTTCGACCATATCGCTGCCGCGCGCGCGCAGCAGGGCGGACCGGTGCGCCTGCGCGATGCGCTCGACCGTCTCGGCGCCGCCACGGCGGCAGCCGACGGTCAGCACGAAGCCCGGCCCGGTCTGAAACGGCTGCCGCTGATCGGCCGCCTGCCCACCCAGCGCCAGTTGAGCATCCTGTCCACCGCGCTTGGCATCAGCCTGAGCGTCTCGGCCGCCTGCGTCGCCCTCAACACCATCTACAGCGCCAACCGGTCGGCGCAAACCCAGGTTGCCAGCGACGCGCTGATGCACTCGCAGCGCATCGGCAAGGCCGCGCCGAACGCGGTGCAGGGCAGCGACGAAGCGTTTCGCCAGCTCGAGGAAAGCCGGCGCGAACTCAATAACGACATCACGCTGATGACGCGCGGCGGCAAGGTGCAGGGCCGCCAGCTGCGCGCGCCCGGAGCCGACCTGGCCGCAACCGTGGAATCGGTGCGCAAGCAGTGGGGCGCCACCGACCTGGCCGCCGCCACCATCCTCACCCTCAAGACCGATCTCAGTGGCGTCGATCAGACCCTGAACAAGCTCAATGCCATGTCGCCCGACCTGCTGGCCCGCACCGAGGAGATCAGCGCCTTGCGCGTGGCCGGCGGCGGTTCGGCGCGCGAGATCGCCGCGCTGGGCAAGCTCACCATGCTTACCCAGCGCATGAGCCGCAGCGCCAGCGAATTCCTCACCGCCGGCGGCATCAGTTCCGAAACCGCATTCCAGCTGGGGCGCGACACCACGGTGTTCCGCACCACCCTCGAAGGCTTCCTCGTCGGCAGCGCCGCGCAGGGTTTGAGCGCCGCGCGCGAGCCTGAGCTGCGCGAGAAAATCGTCGCGCTCAAGGCGCAGTTCGAGGACTACCAGAAGCTGGTGGCGGCCATCCTCGACAAGCTCGATAAATTCAGCGCCGCCAAGAACGCCGAACGGCTGATCTTCAACGAGAACGAGGCGCTGCGCCAGCGCCTCTACACGCTGCAGCAGTCCTATCGCGCCGAGCAGGATTCACTGGGTCTGACCTTCTGGCTGATGGTGGGCTGCGGCATGCTCACGCTGGTGATGGCGGTGGCCATCGGCCGCGTACTGCTGGTCGATTCCAACAACCGCACGCGCGGCGCCGACCGCCGCCGCCGCGAGGCCGACGCCCTGCGCGTGGAGTCGCAGCGCAAGGAGGAAGCGGCCCGCGAAACCAACGCCCAGAACCAGGCCGCCATCCTGCGCCTGATGAACGAGCTGCAAAAAGTGGCCGATGGCGACCTGACCGTGCGCGCTACCGTGTCGGAGAACGTCACCGGGGCGATTGCCGACACCGTCAATTACACGGTGGAGGAGCTGCGGGTGCTGGTGGGGCGGGTCACCGCCACCGCCGAACAGGTCACGCGGGCCTCGCTGCACGCGCATAGCATTTCCAACGATTTGCTGCGCGCCTCGCAGCAGCAGTCGCGCGAAATCCAGGACGTGAGCAGCACCGTGGTGCGCATGGCCGACCAGATCACCGACGTCTCGCGCTCCGCCAGCGAATCGGCCGCCGTGGCGCGGCAATCGGTGGCCGCTGCCAACCTGGGATCGACCGCCGTGGCCAACGCCATCTTCGGCATGCACGAGATCCGCGACCAGATCCAGGATACGTCCAAGCGCATCAAGCGCCTCGGTGAGTCGTCCCAGGAGATCGGCGAAATCACCGAACTCATTTCCGACATCACCGAGCAGACCAATGTGCTGGCGCTGAACGCCGCCATCCAGGCGGCTTCCGCCGGCGAAGCGGGGCGCGGCTTCACGGTGGTGGCGGAGGAAGTGCAGCGGCTGGCGGAGCGGTCGGCCGCCGCCGCCAAGCAGATCGGCGCGCTGGTGCGCACCATCCAGACCGACACCCACGACGCGGTGGCGGCCATGGAAAAATCCACGCGCGGGGTGGTGGAGGGCACGCGCCTGTCCGACGCCGCCGGCGCGGCCCTGAACGATATTTCGAACGTGTCGCACCACCTGGCGGAACTGATTTCCGGCATCGCCCAGGCCACCGGCGAGCAGGCCACGTCGGCCAGCGGCGTGGCGCGCAACATCCAGCTGATCCTGACCGTCACCGAACAGACCCAGGACGGCACCCAGCACACCGCGCAGTCGATCCATAAACTGTCGGTGCTGGCGCAGGAACTGAAAAACTCGGTGGCGCGGTTCCGCATCGCCTCCTGA